From the Theobroma cacao cultivar B97-61/B2 chromosome 2, Criollo_cocoa_genome_V2, whole genome shotgun sequence genome, one window contains:
- the LOC18609512 gene encoding 2-phytyl-1,4-beta-naphthoquinone methyltransferase, chloroplastic, which translates to MASLRFSAPHLPGSRFKRRLVRCAGERQELFNRIAPVYDNLNDLLSFGQHRIWKRMAVSWSGAKPGDSVLDLCCGSGDLTFLMSEKVGCYGKVTGLDFSKKQLSIAISRQYVLSKACYNNIEWVEGDALDLPFSNGIFDAMTMGYGLRNVVDIRKALQEMFRVLKPGSRVSILDFNKSTQPFTALFQEWMIDNVVVPTATVYGLAKEYKYLKASINEFLTGKELEKLALETGFSNARHYEIGGGLMGNLVATR; encoded by the exons ATGGCTTCTCTCCGATTCTCGGCTCCGCACCTACCTGGTTCCCGGTTCAAGCGCCGTCTGGTTCGCTGCGCTGGCGAGCGCCAGGAGCTTTTTAACCGCATTGCTCCTGTTTACGACAAC TTAAATGATTTGCTGAGTTTCGGTCAGCATCGAATATGGAAACGCATGGCCGTATCCTGGAGTGG GGCAAAACCGGGTGATTCAGTGTTGGATTTGTGCTGTGGAAGTGGGGATTTAACGTTCCTCATGTCCGAGAAAGTTGGTTGTTACGGCAAA GTAACGGGCCTTGATTTCTCCAAGAAGCAACTATCAATTGCTATATCACGGCAATACGTGCTTTCAAAGGCTTGCTACAATAACATTGA ATGGGTTGAAGGTGATGCACTTGATTTGCCGTTTTCTAATGGTATCTTTGATGCTATGACTATGGGTTATGGGCTACGTAATGTGGTTGATATACGTAAAGCTCTGCAGGAGATGTTTCGAGTTTTAAAGCCAG GCTCAAGGGTATCAATCCTCGACTTTAATAAAAGCACGCAGCCATTTACTGCCTTGTTTCAG GAATGGATGATTGACAATGTAGTAGTTCCAACAGCAACAGTTTATGGCCTTGCCAAGGAGTACAAGTATTTGAAAGCTTCAatcaatgaatttttaacag GGAAGGAATTGGAGAAACTCGCTTTAGAAACAGGGTTTTCTAATGCCAGACATTATGAGATCGGTGGAGGCCTCATGGGGAACTTAGTAGCCACACGTTAA